One region of Enterobacter ludwigii genomic DNA includes:
- the fghA gene encoding S-formylglutathione hydrolase, with product MELLEEHRCFEGRQQRWRHDSSVLNCAMTFSIFLPPTENPPVLFWLSGLTCNDENFTTKAGAQRIAAELGIALVMPDTSPRGDDVADDAGYDLGKGAGFYLNATEQPWANHYRMYDYIRDELPALIQAEFAVSNRCAISGHSMGGHGALIMALKNPGKYVSVSAFAPIVNPTQVPWGQKAFANYLGDDAKKWQAWDSCALMLASKPEDAIPTLIDQGDADQFLAGQLQPAVLAEAARQKDWPLTLRIQPGYDHSYYFIASFIEDHLRFHAEHLFG from the coding sequence ATGGAACTGCTCGAAGAGCACCGTTGTTTTGAAGGTCGACAGCAGCGCTGGCGGCACGACTCCAGCGTCCTGAACTGTGCCATGACGTTCAGCATTTTCCTGCCGCCGACGGAAAATCCGCCGGTTTTGTTCTGGCTTTCAGGCCTGACCTGCAACGACGAAAACTTCACCACTAAAGCAGGTGCACAACGCATTGCAGCTGAGCTCGGTATTGCGCTGGTGATGCCTGATACAAGCCCGCGTGGGGATGATGTGGCTGACGATGCAGGATACGACCTGGGTAAAGGTGCCGGATTCTATCTGAACGCGACTGAACAACCCTGGGCAAACCATTACCGCATGTATGATTACATTCGTGACGAGCTGCCCGCGCTGATTCAGGCTGAGTTTGCCGTAAGCAACCGTTGCGCCATCAGCGGACATTCCATGGGTGGACACGGAGCGCTGATAATGGCGCTGAAAAACCCGGGGAAATACGTCAGTGTGTCGGCATTCGCACCAATTGTGAACCCGACTCAGGTGCCGTGGGGCCAGAAAGCCTTCGCAAATTATCTGGGTGATGATGCGAAAAAGTGGCAGGCGTGGGATAGCTGCGCACTGATGCTGGCCAGCAAGCCCGAAGACGCAATTCCAACGCTTATCGATCAGGGTGATGCCGATCAGTTCCTCGCCGGCCAGCTGCAGCCTGCGGTACTGGCAGAAGCCGCACGCCAGAAGGACTGGCCGCTGACGCTACGCATTCAGCCGGGATATGACCACAGTTATTACTTCATCGCATCCTTTATTGAGGATCATCTCCGCTTCCATGCGGAGCACTTGTTTGGGTAA
- the cirA gene encoding catecholate siderophore receptor CirA, which yields MFRLNPFVRGGLCASAMSLALPGIAAESGDTMVVTASATEQNLKDAPASISVITQEDLQRKPVQNLKDVLRDVPGVQLTSEGDNRKGVSIRGLDSSYTLILIDGKRVNSRNAVFRHNDFDLNWVPVDAIERIEVVRGPMSSLYGSDALGGVVNIITKKIGQKWTGTLSADSTIQEHRDRGDTYNGQFYTSGPLVDGLLGLKAYGSLAKREKDGQQKSSTTASGETPRIEGFTSRDANVEFAWTPSENHDFTAGYGFDRQDRDSDSLDKNRLERQNYSLSHNGRWGVGSSELKVYGEKVDNKNPGNSNPITSESNAVDGKYVLPLGEINQLLTFGGEWRHDKLKDPVNLTGGSSSSTSASQYALFLEDEWRLFEPLALTTGIRMDDHDTYGDHWSPRAYLVYNATDTVTVKGGWATAFKAPSLLQLSPDWVTGSCRGACEIVGNPDLKPETSESFEFGLYYSGEEGWLEGVQASVTTFQNNVDDRISISRTANVKQAQSYPNYVGLNADGEPIFRYYNVNKARIRGVETELKFPLAEDWKVTLNYTYNDGRDISNGGNKPLSDLPFHTANGTVDWKATQDWSFYVQGNYTGEKRALTSSAPTPGGYVIWNTGAAWQATKSVKLRAGVQNLLDKDLSRDDYSYTEDGRRYFVGVDYKF from the coding sequence ATGTTTAGGTTGAATCCCTTCGTCAGGGGAGGACTTTGTGCGTCCGCAATGTCCCTGGCCCTGCCTGGTATCGCAGCGGAATCCGGCGACACAATGGTTGTCACAGCCTCCGCGACCGAGCAAAACCTGAAAGACGCACCGGCAAGCATCAGCGTGATTACCCAGGAAGATTTGCAGCGCAAACCCGTTCAGAATCTGAAAGATGTATTACGGGATGTGCCGGGCGTTCAGCTCACGAGCGAAGGGGACAACCGTAAAGGGGTAAGTATTCGCGGACTGGACAGCAGCTACACGTTAATCCTGATCGACGGCAAGCGCGTCAACTCCCGCAACGCCGTATTCCGCCATAATGATTTCGATCTCAACTGGGTGCCGGTTGACGCCATCGAACGCATCGAGGTGGTGCGCGGACCGATGTCTTCTCTTTATGGCTCCGATGCGCTGGGCGGCGTGGTGAACATTATCACCAAAAAAATCGGGCAGAAATGGACGGGCACTCTGAGCGCCGATTCAACGATTCAGGAACATCGCGATCGTGGAGACACGTATAACGGCCAGTTCTATACCAGTGGTCCGCTGGTGGATGGCCTGCTGGGCCTGAAAGCCTACGGTAGCCTCGCGAAGCGTGAGAAAGACGGTCAGCAGAAATCCTCTACCACGGCGAGCGGTGAAACACCGCGCATTGAGGGCTTTACCAGCCGCGATGCCAATGTGGAGTTCGCCTGGACACCGTCTGAAAATCACGATTTTACGGCGGGCTACGGTTTCGACCGTCAGGATCGTGACTCAGATTCCCTCGACAAAAACCGCCTTGAGCGTCAGAACTACTCCCTGAGCCACAATGGTCGTTGGGGGGTCGGCAGCAGCGAGCTGAAGGTTTACGGCGAGAAGGTGGATAACAAAAACCCGGGCAACAGCAATCCGATCACCTCCGAGAGCAACGCGGTGGACGGGAAATATGTGCTGCCTCTTGGCGAAATTAACCAGCTACTGACCTTCGGTGGCGAGTGGCGTCACGATAAGCTGAAAGATCCGGTCAACCTGACGGGGGGCTCCAGCAGCAGTACGTCAGCAAGCCAGTATGCCCTGTTCCTTGAAGATGAGTGGCGTCTCTTTGAACCCCTGGCGCTGACCACCGGCATCCGTATGGACGACCATGACACCTACGGTGACCACTGGAGCCCGCGTGCATACCTGGTCTACAACGCGACCGATACCGTAACGGTGAAAGGGGGCTGGGCAACAGCGTTTAAAGCGCCGTCGCTGCTGCAGCTCAGCCCGGACTGGGTCACCGGCTCGTGCCGCGGTGCCTGTGAGATTGTCGGTAACCCGGATCTGAAACCTGAAACCAGCGAGAGCTTCGAATTCGGTCTTTACTACAGCGGGGAAGAGGGCTGGTTAGAGGGCGTACAGGCTAGCGTCACCACCTTCCAGAATAATGTGGATGACCGCATCAGTATCAGCCGTACAGCCAATGTTAAACAGGCGCAGAGCTACCCTAACTACGTTGGTCTGAATGCGGACGGTGAGCCTATTTTCCGTTATTACAACGTCAACAAGGCGCGCATCCGTGGGGTGGAGACCGAGCTGAAATTCCCGCTGGCGGAAGACTGGAAAGTGACGCTGAACTACACCTATAACGATGGTCGTGACATCAGCAATGGCGGCAACAAACCGCTGTCCGATCTGCCGTTCCACACTGCCAACGGAACCGTTGACTGGAAAGCTACCCAGGACTGGTCGTTCTATGTCCAGGGTAACTACACCGGTGAGAAGCGCGCGCTGACCAGCAGTGCACCAACGCCAGGTGGCTATGTGATCTGGAATACGGGTGCGGCGTGGCAGGCCACGAAAAGCGTGAAGCTGCGCGCGGGTGTACAGAACTTGCTGGATAAAGACCTGAGCCGTGACGATTACAGCTACACGGAAGATGGCCGTCGCTACTTTGTCGGTGTGGATTATAAGTTCTGA
- a CDS encoding LysR family transcriptional regulator: protein MHITLRQLEVFAEVLKSGSTTQASQMLALSQSAVSAALTDLEGQLGVQLFDRVGKRLVVNEHGRLLYPRALALLEQATEIEQLFREDNGAIRVFASSTIGNYILPEVIARYRRDFPTLPLEMSVGNSQDVINAVIDFRVDIGLIEGPCHNVDIIAEPWLEDELVVFASPASPLLQGEVTLERLAQAQWILREQGSGTREIVDYLLLSHLPHFQLGMELGNSEAIKHAVRHGLGISCLSRRVIAEQLETGSLVEVPVPLPKLVRTLWCIHHRQKHLSSSLQRFLRYCEM from the coding sequence ATGCACATTACATTGCGTCAGCTGGAAGTTTTCGCCGAAGTGCTGAAGAGTGGGTCGACGACGCAGGCCTCGCAGATGCTGGCCCTCTCTCAATCTGCGGTCAGCGCGGCATTGACCGATCTCGAAGGACAGCTAGGCGTTCAGCTTTTCGACAGGGTAGGGAAGCGCTTAGTCGTCAACGAACATGGTCGTCTGCTCTACCCGCGTGCTTTGGCATTGCTTGAACAGGCTACCGAAATCGAACAGCTGTTCCGTGAAGACAACGGTGCGATCCGCGTGTTTGCCAGTAGTACGATTGGGAACTACATCCTTCCGGAAGTGATTGCCCGCTACCGCCGGGATTTTCCGACCCTGCCGCTGGAGATGAGCGTTGGCAATAGCCAGGATGTCATCAACGCAGTGATCGATTTTCGTGTGGATATCGGTCTTATCGAAGGACCCTGCCACAACGTCGATATCATTGCTGAACCCTGGCTGGAAGATGAACTGGTGGTGTTCGCTTCTCCGGCCTCGCCTTTGCTACAGGGCGAAGTCACGCTGGAAAGACTGGCACAGGCGCAGTGGATACTGCGTGAACAGGGCTCTGGCACGCGTGAAATTGTCGATTATCTGCTGCTTTCCCATCTGCCGCATTTCCAGTTAGGGATGGAGCTGGGGAACTCCGAGGCGATTAAACATGCAGTACGTCATGGTTTAGGTATTAGCTGCCTTTCCCGGCGGGTCATTGCCGAGCAGCTTGAGACGGGCTCGCTGGTCGAAGTCCCCGTTCCACTGCCGAAACTGGTGCGCACACTCTGGTGTATCCATCATCGGCAGAAGCATCTTTCCAGCTCTTTGCAGCGTTTTCTGCGCTACTGCGAGATGTAA
- a CDS encoding amino acid permease, whose protein sequence is MVSEIKTTEAPTLRRELKARHLTMIAIGGSIGTGLFVASGATISAAGPGGALFSYILIGLMVYFLMTSLGELAAYMPVSGSFSTYGQQYVEEGFGFALGWNYWYNWAVTIAVDLVAAQLVMNWWFPDTPGWIWSALFLAVIFLLNYISVRGFGEAEYWFSLIKVATVIIFIVVGVAMIVGIFKGAEPAGWSNWTIGDAPFAGGFSAMIGVAMIVGFSFQGTELIGIAAGESENPEKNIPRAVRQVFWRILLFYVFAILIISLIIPYTDPSLLRNDVKDISVSPFTLVFQHAGLLSAAAVMNAVILTAVLSAGNSGMYASTRMLYTLACDGKAPRIFSKLSRGGVPRNALYATTVIAGLCFLTSMFGNQTVYLWLLNTSGMTGFIAWLGIAISHYRFRRGYVKQGHDINDLPYRSGFFPLGPIFAFILCLIITLGQNYEAFLADTIDWGAVTATYIGIPLFLVIWFGYKLTKGTHFVRYSEMEFPERFKK, encoded by the coding sequence ATGGTTTCAGAAATTAAAACCACAGAAGCGCCCACGCTACGTCGTGAACTGAAGGCGCGTCACCTGACGATGATCGCTATCGGCGGTTCCATCGGTACAGGTCTTTTCGTTGCGTCTGGCGCAACAATTTCGGCAGCAGGCCCGGGTGGGGCACTTTTCTCTTATATCCTGATTGGCCTGATGGTTTACTTCCTGATGACCAGTCTGGGCGAACTGGCCGCGTACATGCCGGTATCCGGTTCGTTTTCGACCTATGGTCAACAATACGTTGAAGAAGGCTTTGGCTTCGCGCTGGGCTGGAACTATTGGTACAACTGGGCCGTAACGATTGCCGTTGACCTGGTTGCTGCACAGCTGGTGATGAACTGGTGGTTCCCGGATACGCCGGGCTGGATCTGGAGTGCTCTGTTCCTGGCCGTCATCTTCCTGCTGAACTACATCTCTGTTCGTGGTTTTGGCGAAGCGGAATACTGGTTCTCTTTGATCAAAGTGGCAACCGTCATCATCTTTATCGTCGTCGGTGTGGCGATGATCGTTGGTATTTTCAAAGGCGCAGAACCGGCCGGGTGGAGTAACTGGACGATAGGCGATGCACCGTTTGCCGGTGGGTTCTCGGCCATGATCGGCGTGGCAATGATCGTCGGCTTCTCCTTCCAGGGTACTGAGTTGATTGGTATCGCTGCGGGTGAATCAGAGAACCCGGAGAAAAATATTCCGCGTGCAGTCCGTCAGGTTTTCTGGCGTATCCTGCTGTTCTATGTGTTCGCTATCCTGATTATCAGCCTGATCATTCCGTATACCGATCCGAGCCTGCTGCGTAATGATGTGAAAGACATCAGCGTCAGCCCGTTCACGCTGGTCTTCCAGCATGCCGGTCTGCTTTCTGCAGCGGCAGTGATGAATGCCGTAATCCTGACTGCAGTACTTTCAGCCGGTAACTCCGGTATGTACGCATCGACTCGTATGCTCTATACCTTGGCATGTGACGGTAAAGCCCCGCGTATTTTCTCAAAATTGTCCCGTGGCGGTGTTCCTCGTAACGCCCTGTATGCCACAACGGTGATTGCCGGTCTGTGCTTCCTGACCTCTATGTTTGGCAACCAGACGGTATATCTGTGGCTGCTTAACACCTCAGGGATGACGGGCTTTATCGCCTGGCTTGGGATTGCCATTAGCCACTACCGTTTCCGCCGTGGTTACGTCAAGCAGGGGCACGATATTAACGACCTGCCGTATCGCTCAGGGTTTTTCCCGCTGGGTCCCATTTTCGCCTTCATTCTGTGCCTGATTATTACCCTGGGACAGAACTATGAAGCGTTCCTGGCGGACACCATTGACTGGGGCGCCGTTACGGCAACCTACATTGGTATTCCGCTGTTCCTGGTAATCTGGTTTGGCTACAAACTGACGAAAGGAACACACTTCGTTCGCTACAGTGAAATGGAATTCCCGGAACGATTTAAAAAATAA